The sequence TCGTTCTTCAAGTATCGAAAGGGTACTATAAATAGTAGTATTACTAAAAGTAAAACTCTTTGAGTTAAGCCCAGAAATTGAAGGCTTTACTAGCCAAAGCACaaccaaaattttttactttgagtaacatgtactattttttccaaacaaatttttaatgagcGTTAATTATATAAACCTTTTACTTTACAATAACATCAAgaacttttctaaatttgcgttttagaaaataaaaacttaatttaattaaatattttcaattcagAATTCAAATGCCTTGCTTTCTGCAAGCTTTTAATTGACTTTAACAAAATACTAGGTAATATCAGTTTTGTTAACGAGACGCCCTCGAATTATTAAATAGTGCGATAgtgattaaataattattcacgTGGTAGACGAGAATTAATATGAAGATACCTCTACGGCcttgtaattaaatttcaattcaattgtaaatatttcaagaatgaGATAATTCAGTCCCAACAACACCCTTACAAGGGTTCGAGTCCCACGTCAAATAGTACCAAACCAGGGGTGTAAGAAAAGTATAAAtaccattataaaaaaagaaataacgtTCCAATGCgattaaatcgaaaaaattaaaattttactccACTTGTCAaagatatatatataaaatacaaatcTATATAACCAACCACTACGAAAACATATACACCTAAACTCTATCAACAGCCATACTGTAAATATAACAAGTCAATACTTTTTGTAATACTACTTGTGGTCACCAAAACAGACTTAATTCCAAGTTGAAAAACTTTCGTCAAAATGATTTTCGCATATTCCTGCATCACAGGAACCAACTCGGAAAGCTTttccaataaatttgtaaCGACGTTCCCGTTTTCCGAATCCAGGCACGATAAAATGGCCGGTAACGCCTCATTTGCAGCTTTAGGATTGTATTTCAACCACCGAACAATTAACAGCAATACTAAATTGCGAACATGACCATTGGGTGACTCTAAAAGGGCGTACAAGTCTTGTGCCACATTTTCTAAAAGTTGCGGACGTTTATTGGTTATCTGATCGATTTCCTGCAATGAATTAAAACTGTCTTGGGTTTGTAGAGCACTTTTTAATTGTACCCAACGATCTGGGTAAGATTCTGGTATTGGCGGATTTACAGATCCTACAAGGATATCTGAGGGGGAATCTTGATCCGAAACTGGCAGAGATACACTGGAAAGCAGAGGCCGGACTGATGGATGGCTAAATTGAATATCACTGAAATTTACATTCTAGCTAGGAGAGATTCATTATGAAATAATTGTCAGAAAACTTACTTAAGAATTCCACCAttcttttgtaaaaatttggaTCCTCCTGTAACGTCATGCACCATCCAATTCAAAATGAACGTCACAATTCTTTTAACTAAAACGCTTAACTCGGATCTTTGGCCATGAAAGTTCAACAGTGAAAAGAAGGACACCAACAATTCGTTTGTAGTGGAATTTCCATCTGTCTGATGAAACACATAAGGTTGTAATAGCTCCATTAGACCTAGCACTTGCCCGAAAAGAGTAAGGTGCCCTCTGTTTTTAAGCACCACCCATTCGTACTGTGCTCGGCCCTTCAATCCACCCGCCAGCATGGGAAGATGCCGTAACACCAACATTGGATGGGTGGCGGCCAGTTTTCTGGCGCACAACTCTAAATCTAAACTTTTCCTCGGCCAATCTTTGCTCCTGGGAGTAGAGGATAATGCGCTTAAGAGAGTGTGCGCAATTTTATCTATAGCGCTCGAACAGTTCATGCATGATATTTCCAAGGTAGTCTCAGGTTTCAGAACCACCTCAGCCTGTCCTGCTGAAGGCAGAGACATGTAAGTCATTAGTAGAAGTTCCCTACTATAGATATCACTTTCCGCGTCACGGCATAGGCTTTTTATGATTGTGGGTGCATGTGTTCCGACACATTTGAGTAACAATTGAAGTCGAGATTCCATTTTGGGTTTCCAATTTTCGGAATTGATTCGCGATTCTTCGATGATGTAATTGACAACACACGTGACCTAAAGGTTCGTACacgtaaatatttatatggTAGGTAAGACTTTGCGTACCTGTTTGTCATTTAGGCTTAAAACATCTTCAAAATGTGCATGTTTTGGAACAGCCTTGTCCCGTCCTTGCCATAATTTCGTATTCTTTGTCAATGCATTTAGATAATCCAGTACTGATACTGGGCACACAGCACCAGAAttctttgataataaatatgttaCTAAATTGCAGAGACTTTGCCAACTTGCTCTTTGTAAAAGCAGCGAAATTAGCAGCGGACGAAAATGGAGATTTCTCTTTGAGAAAAGTAGGTCCaccttaaaattaacattccgGTATAATCATTAAACTTATTGAGGGACAAATTATTGATGTCCTGTTGTAATTGGCTTATGTTCACGGAAACTGTGATCCTGATAAAGCCACCAGGACCtcaataatttaatcaataaaccCACCTGCAACTTATCGCTATCAGAACTGGCAATTTCCAGTTCCAAAGCCGCTAACCAATCCACCAATAAACCGGTTTTTTCTGACTCTGGTTCATCGTCAAGTAATAATTTCCCCAATTTATCTCCCAAATTTTCAGGGAGGCTGAGTACGTGTTCGGATTTAATAGCAGTAATCAATGACTCATTGTTAACAACATCCAGGAGTTCTGTCATGGGCTTTATGTCTACATCACCCTTGATgactttagattttaaataatgcgACAAAACATTGGCGGCGCAGCAGTCGTTCGGCAACAATGGCAACAGTTTGATGGCAAACAGCTccttttctttgttaaatgcatcacttgaaaatatttggctCAATAAAGTAGAAAATGAATTATGGTCAATCATGGGGATTATGAGTAGGTGGGTGGGTACAGCTTTAATAAAATCGAAGAGTACATCTTTCAGCAACTTCTTGGGACTCAAActctgtaaaataaattagaaaatgtaGAGTTCACTCAAGTCTTTGTTCGTAACGTATTCGAATCGACtcaaataatggaaatttgcttCACCTAAGGATAAGTGGGCGACAGGACGAAGCACGAAAGTGCACgatcatacagggtggcgcacttcacctcccgtctcctatagctcggttatcattgacagtaggatttcgatattttgtacactttacctgtgtcttaggacgtactccaggaaaatattttcaattatacagggtgtctcaaaaaagtgtgacgataccgaacttttttttttttaattaaacaccctatttttttttcacatttaaatgctttctatgattgtctacatattcctaaaattttgttgagatcggttaaataataccggcgaaaaaaatataaaactgaaaaaaattacatttgcgcctttagcttgaaaaaataataaaaaatagagataatgtctatgtaaagaaactactcaagatgcttattaagcatggtttaatagttttattaaaaaagtttcgatgatcgatattgtacagggtctccaaaatttagcgtcacatttttcaaacttcaaagtgttttatttttcttattttaaattgggacccccgtatattttaatttagttcgatgcagaattcaataacaaacatttttcgaattacatgtctgtcgcaatccctaacacttcgagagttgttcgcggaaaaccattccaatagtaattaaatttatttaaaaactacggttgctatgacaaacgaattatttataggacttattttataattacaattatcttacaaccattacacatctaaagtatgtgttcgaaatgtcctccgttcggttgaagacacaaattaagacgactatggaaggtcttgtaaccttctgcaattcataaaaaaatcgaaggtggctttgaacaaatttcaaattatttccatttttatcaCATTGTCAAACATTATTAGCAccatattattaattagttaaGTTGACACGACCTACCGAAATCGGTGGATTGGAAGAGGAGGTCCAATTAAATGGCCTCCACGTTCACCAGATCTAACTAAAatggacttttttttatggggctTTGTTAAAGAAATGGTTTATAAGGAACCTCCAACCACGCCAGAAAACATGCAAGAAAGAATTATAAATGCATTTCAATGCATCACACCCGATATGTTACGAAGAGTTGCAAGATCGTTCCATAGTCGTCTTAATTTATGTCTTCAAGAGAACggaggacatttcgaacacatactttagatgtgtaatggttgtaagataattgtaattataaaataagtcctataaataattcgtttgtcatagcaaccgtagtttttaaataaatttaattactattggaatggttttccgcgaacaactctcgaagtgttagggattgcgacagacatgtaattcgaaaaatgtttgttattgaattctgcatcgaactaaattaaaatatacgggggtcccaatttaaaataagaaaaataaaacactttgaagtttgaaaaatgtgacgctaaattttggagaccctgtacaatatcgatcatcgaaacttttttaataaaactattaaaccatgcttaataagcatcttgagtagtttctttacatagacattatctctattttttattattttttcaagctaaaggcgcaaatgtaatttttttcagttttatatttttttcgccggtattatttaaccgatctcaacaaaattttaggaatatgtagacaatcatagaaagcatttaaatgtgaaaaaaaaatagggtgtttaattaaaaaaaaaaaagttcggtatcgtcacacttttttgagacaccctgtataattgaaaatattttcctggagtacgtcctaagacacaggtaaagtgtacaaaatatcgaaatcctactgtcaatgataaccgagctataggagacgggaggtgaagtgcgccaccttgtatattgcattttttattaccatCAAAAAGGGATAATATTAATGATACTTGCAAAATAATACCTCAAAACGTTTAAATCTTCGGCATGAGTAAATATGTTCACTATAATCTCAAGAAGGTTTAAGTTAATTTGAATTCTTTACGTTTAGATCAAAGAATTTATAAGCAGAGTTTCTAAAACTAATACGACCGAGAAGACGGATAAAGTCTTATTGATTACAAAAATACCATTAACTACAAGGAAATCTAACCACACTGTTTTATTCTATGCAGAAGTAACCATCAAGTTGAGACTCAATGGACAACGCCTTACATGAACGAAAGGGATTATTTGCGTTGtaatatattgttattttaatgacacaaagatatttaaaaagaaataaaatagaaaacttaccttaattaaacttaaaataattttgtccTTGTCCCCCTTGAAATGTGGATTAAACAATAAGCTCAAATTATCCAAGATCGCCTTTTCTGTATGAGTTACAACATTGCCACTTTGATTTATTACCGGCAGCGCCCCTTTATTGTCCACGTCAACTGCCACATCCATATCTTGTGATGGGGGCAGCTGCATCTCTATAGCTTTCACGAAAATATCTCCCCCGACTGCTCCCCTTTTATTCTGCACTTCTACCAACTGAATCATGTAGGTTTTATCCAATACCGAATCCACCACCAGTTTCTGATCTAATATCGTGGCTTTATCTAAAGTATTCAAAAGTTTACTTATGGAACTTGTAGGTATGCCAAAAGACTGAATAAAGAGCACCAACTTCGGGGGTTCGAGTTTTTCAATTGCTGCATCGACCAGCCTAGGAACATTCGATCTGATCATTCTTAATTTCATCCAATCAGGTAAATAGGAAGTAGTTTCTGATGTGTCCAGAGAATAGGCTCGTGGATGGTCCATGTTAACGGGAAACCACACATTGAGAAGAGCATTGAAGGGCTCGAACATCCCCAAAGGGCCGTAGGTTAAAAGCACTATAGAGGCGTGTATAACTAACGGTTGCATGGCGCATTGCTCTCCAGTGCCCCATGAAACAATCACATACTCATTGTTATATGATTGATGCACGCTATAAGACTCCTCCACATTCTCTTTGGCTTTCATGGTGTAGAGCCCAAACAATTGCAGTAGATTTTTCAAAGTCGCACTATCTTCTCCGGGCAAAACATATGAGGCCACACTATGCCGCTCTATTATCACAGAAGACAAATCCGTAATCAAGTCATTAAGATCTGAGAAAGATTCATAGCAATCTTGAGTGCCTAAAAAGTTAATGTAGCTCGATACTATCACAGGATTAGTCTCGATTTGCAAAGCTTGCCGAAGAAACTGCACCAAAACCGGTTTAATCAACGCAAAGTGCGCGAAATGCTTTATATACTGAGATAACCAGTTCGAGTAACCATCAACTCCAACGTCAGAGTCCTCGGAAGGAGACAGAATCAGGCCTAATCCTTTCGTGGCCTGCACTCTGCTGGCGCCGTGATCTGAAGTCAACCTCCGAAAAAGGTATTCCAGTACTTCACAAGCAGATTGCGGGTCGGGACCATTCACTACTGCCCTCAAATGGGCTAAAAGTTGGCCATGTTTTGTAAGTTTTTCTGCAGGCGCTGTGGACAGTAAATATTCGCACAAACACTGTACAGGTAAGTGAGATAAGACTCCCTCCGAGCTGTGGACTAGTTCGGCCAGCCAAGGCATGTGAGCTGTACCTGAAATCGGAATTTGAAAACatcatttatataatatacatttatatataaaataacatgatagtaataacaataataataatttttattccaaattCTGAATAGAGCTGAAATTCCTTTTCATGTTAATTTCACCCAATTTAAACAAGTCTGTACTCAAAAAAGTCTAATACGAAATCTCTAATAATATACAATGCCTCGACTTTTCCGTCCCAGACTAGCTTCTATACAAACATCCTGTGTATCCATAAAACTTGAAATCGAAatactttttcatttcagcgtcatttttgaagaaaaacccTTCATTAAAGCAAGGTTTTtccacaattaaaaataatcaaaagaaaatcatcTTACCTCCTTGACGAGACATGATATCGAGCAGAAAATCCGGATGTCTGGATTTGCACAATAAGTGTCCGAGCCTATGAGAATTGTTAAGTGCCTGCAATTGGTCCAACACTGGAGGAGGAGGCCTTCTGGCATCACCAAAGGGATTCAGTTCCATTAACTGAGGCAAAAGCAGGCTGGTTTGCTCGTTAATTTCTGCCTTGGTACTGGCTGCGGCCAAATGAGATTCAAATTCTAGGATAGTTTGTTTTTCTAAGGCCAAAACTTGGAGTTCTTTACTAGCAAAGTCTTCTTCCACGGATATCATTGTAGGCGGAGGAAATTGAAAGtaactaaaacattttttttaagaaggcTTGTCTTTACACTTAGACGATAAAGACCACATCCAGAAATGACACTTGAGTGTGATGTCGCATTCAAACAACATTCAATTGAACTCTTTGACAATTGTCCTATGTATTTAAATGGGAAAGAAACGTTGAATTCATATCCACACTTAGGTATcgtctttaaattaaaatatttctacgTACTTTGTAATGCACATTTCCATAAACATTCTCAAAGTGGGATATTTATTCCAAGCCAAACTTCCGATAGCTAAAGGGTTGTGCGCCGCCAATATCAACAGCATCAACCACACTTTCCAATACATATTCGAAATGGCCAATTTAGGTGGCAGATAGCCATGTGGCAGCGTGATATTTTCAGGATAATTGTAGCTGCATAAGTTGAAGAAGAAGTCGAGAATTTCTACCTTGTCCACTAGTAAAGTCGGGCCGCAGTCTTGGGGCAAATTTGCCGCTCTTTTAATCAGCTGTTCAACGATGTCAGTAATTTCGGTGGGCGTAATAGGATGCTCTTTGGATATTCCTATTAGCAAGATTCGTAGCAGAGTGGCTTGCAAGAGGGGCACCTCACTTGCTAATCTCAGAAAGAGGTTGCGTTCGTTTTCGCCCGGCCAAGAGTCTACTTTGTAATAGTGTTCCGATTGTTCCAAAAATAagaccttaaaaaaatacatgttataCCTCTACTTTTTTACCAatcaaatggaaaattttattgattattcaCCATATGTGAGAGATCATTGACACCAAAAATCACTGGTGTAAAGTGATTATTGGAGTGGCGATAACATTTTTGAAGGTTTGTTCATTTTGTTTACttcttgaaattaatattttcgtaaCTTCAAATGGATCTCCACTACGCcatcttttttcaattaagttcaattttcaatttcatcaagtttcaatttattaaaaaaatatattttccaattgACCAAGAATACGACTTTAAAATTCGTGAAAACTGGAGTACCGATACCACGAAACTGAACTCCGTTAAACCACCTTTCCCATAATACTCACCTTTAATAAGGCGTGATGAAAATCCGGAACACTCGGCCTAAACACCCTCAAGGCGGAGTCTTGAAGCCACGTGACGCACTCCCTCTGGATATTGGAAACTTGCAttttaaatgcttttaaaaCCGAAACGTCCCGTTTGCTTTGTGTGGCTGCGTCTCGCACTTGCGGACTAACGCATAACAACATGCACATCGACACCAGGTCAACTAGAGACAAGAACATACGTTCTCTGAATTCGTGGTCTCGTATGGCAGGCATCAAGTCCTTTCTTTCACGCAATAATGAGTGAACTACACTCAAAAGATTGAAATCGTGACGCAGAACTCTGTTAATTTCTTTGAGAAGCGCGCGTAACGAGCGCAAGTAGTCGTCTTTGTTCAGTAAGAgttcctgaaatatttcaaaagtaaaaatgtatCATGGGTTGATAAAAAGGGCTCTCTGATGACTACGTACGAGACAAATATCTGCTAAGGCATCAGCGGCATGATCAGGTTTGACTTGAAACAACGCTCCAACAACAATCAAATTATTAGGATTCCTCGCATTACTGAGCTCGTTGTAGAtggtatattttaataaagggTATAAATTTTCCTGGAATGACACTACCATTTCCCTAAGACAGTTATTGAAGTAATTCACCATTGGTTTGTTCTTCAAACGCAGTTTGCTCAATTGCGCTATAACCTCTACATCACGTTGAGAACTGGCAGAACAATTGTAACATAGATATGCCAACAATTCCTGAGCAGGTTTCATTAATTTGTGGTTGTGTAACCAGGCTTCAATACGAGATACGCCTATTATTCTTATTTCGTTCAAACCACATGCCGTACTCAATAGACGGACGAAATTTTTGCTTATAGTTTCTGGCTGCTGTCTGCGAGCTAAGAGCTCTTTGATTGCTTCTAATACTATTTGTTCCACTTTTTCTTGCGCATGAGTGTACCTTGGAACGGTTTTTATATGCCAATTTTCCACCAGCGCTTTTTGCTCATTTGCagctgaaaaaaatttaattacttaatatAAGAGTTTTGCATCTAGAATAAAAACGTACAGTCATCTTCATCTAAACTATTGATGGTTAAGGGGCTAGAAGTGTCTCTAGCTGCACTTGTCCAAGTTTCCAGTTTTAAAAGAGAGGAAGGTGGTGTTTTGGTATGAAATGCTGTAGTTACATTGTCTATGAATGGTTTGGCAAAAGGGCTGTCAATGATGATTCGGTCGCCTATTGCATCTTCCACATACAtctgagaaaataataataaattattatattgttgcttatattttaaaacattgatataCCTTGATAAAGGCCTCTGGCCAGTCATCCTTATCAGCGAAGGTGTGGCATATTAAATTGAGAAACAGTGGATTGatatgaatattatttttatgtactCCCTTTAAGCCTGCACTAATATCTCGTCTTAACACATTAACCATTGCATTAACTACATGCTCACTGACAAAAATATCTGGCTTAAGACTAGCGACTGATAATAGGGTCGACCATATCATTTTACATGGCTTTGATTTTATTGCTCGCAACCCTTTGATGACACCCAAAACATAGCCAATctgaaattatatatattgATATATCTCATCTCAtgtaaaatgtattgaaaCTTACTGCTTTGTCCATATTGCCTAATTGAACATTTTGCAAAACTTTGTCGAACACTTCTCCAATTTCACATTCAGTGGCTAAAGCTTCCCAAGGTTCCACACTGGAGGATCCACCAGGCATACGGTCAATTGGTAATAAACTTGAGCCAGCAGTTCCTCCTATTCCAGGCCTAGATACACCTGGTATGctcacttttattttttttgaagGAGGAACTGCTAAACTTGCTGAACTTGCATCTCTTTTAAGTTTATCAACAGgtgctttaaaaaataagtttacaCACAATTATGATTTATATATACCTGGCATACACAAACCTATAATGGCAAAGATTAGACTGACAAATTGCATTAGTGTTAATTTGGACAGATATCATTGCTTCTATATATTAGATGCCTAACAAAATGGTTAAATTCTAAAAACTTTGCATATTTAGGAGTGGATggtaaattttgaacaatGCATTCagttattagaaaatttagtGAGTTTATCATATCTTTgattacaaatttgaatacaaaattGGGCACCTCATCCACActggaagaaaatttattaggtaGGCTCATAATGATGCTAAAAACTTCACTGGGATAagttggtttaaaaaaaagggtgAGGATGTCAAAGgttgtaataatttatattttgtgaGTATCTTAAGGTTTTAGAAAGTTACTTAGAAAAACatcagaaatttgaaatagatGTGTTATTAAGATTCCATTAATGTTGAATGATATATATTACCTAGTTTTAAAATACGTTAAGCATGTTTAAGGGCCTCTATTCACCAATTTCTATGCTGATATATTTGCTATAATAATCGGAAATTAGTGTAATAtgaatagtaaatttaatttgaatggTATTTATGTTAGAAAATATACTATCCAATTCTTATAATAGAGAGAGCTCTATCCAAGTGTAACTcagtaaattgaaaaccttttTCATCCTTTAGCATTTTATGGACTTCCCATATCATAATATCAGTTGAAACATATTACAATAAATGAAATcaattcattttaaacaatttgtcAGTCCCGTCCATGCTGGTGCAGATTCATAAGTGCCAAGTATACTTGGGATCCCATAAAAACAGCTTCCACttataacttaataaaattttattctaagtttttaaatatttgaaaatgattctACATTTCTCTAGGGTGCTGGCATTAAGCTTGAAtctaaatgttttctttggaatgaaaaaaatttacttaccaGTGCTTGATGGTCCTGTTGAGTTTTTAGGTAAAGGAATGGCTCTTTTCGGATCATCCCTAGAAGTTCCTGGTTTCGCTCCAAGGGCGATAAATGAATCCGGCAACTGTTGAGTAATTTTGGCTTTGGGGCCTCTGGTACCCTGGGTAGATTTTGCTCGGTCCATACTCAGATAATAGTGGTTGTTACAGATAACTACCGAAccaattaataaacttatttacatacatttaatttattttatttgctaatttttacaattttactataaaataaatttgactcAATGGggaacagaaaaattaaaaattgtaaacacTGACAgctaaaaaacaaatgaaatagCTTTGACAATGACATAAATCACAAATATCCCAGAAAGCATTGTCCGATTATTGACCCTTTTATTCACAAagatacttttttaataatttaaggattttatttaagaattatttagtttcctaatatcttgaaaaaaacaaaaattacagaggaataataaataacgGGATTTGAGGTATAATGTGGACAAGTCATGTATGAAATCGCTCTGTATAATATAAAGTACTTTTGTATCAAAACAATATAGTGGATTCTCAGAACTACTAGCGACGTTGCCGTATTTCTAATTAGACTTATTCACAGAAGAAATGCTTGGCAAAAAATGAGGTTATGTTATATTTTAcatctttaaaatatattatatttaaaaactattataaatatgatttaattcattaattaattgtaaaGTGCcacttaaatttcaaatacacaAACATGAAGGTTCTTACATGTAGAGGCCCCTTAAAGTACGGTTTTCTACCATTCCTATCTGAATTGTGGAGTAACGACAAATTGGCAAATGCAACATTAACAGAGCAAAAGGCAGCGCTTGAACCAAGTGTTCAATCTGAAACTGGATGGGACCGAATAAAACGAATGTTTCAATTTGAGTAAGCAGCAAATAACTCTAACATGCTTCTATTTTACATGTGTCCAAATAAAGTCCTTAACAGGGGTATTTTTTAGCGAATTTGGCAATGTTACTCATGAACTTCACACTGTGATGCAAGCTGCCTCATTGAGTATGCTGATTGGAGTGATATATGGTGGAACAAGGCAGGGTCGACATGCCTATGagcaattcattaaaaataatgaagcaACAACATTTAGTACACCTTTAGAAGCAAAGGTATGTAAGtttaaatctcaaaaaatgaACTGTTCATGTGATTCTCTAGAAAAAACTCCAAGATGCTGTGAGTATTGGATTTGGTAAAGGCTCATTCAAGTGGGGTTGGAGGTTAACTTTGTTCACTACTACCTTTGTGTAAGTAGTTTagtactttttaaatttcttaggGCATTAGATAAATTACTTCCAGAGGTGTATCAACTATTATTCAAGTCTACAGAAATAAGTATGGGGTATTAGACTATGTGTGTGCAGGGGCGATAACTGGGTCtctatataaatttaattcaggTCCTAGAGGCTGGATTGTTGGAAGTGCCTTAGGTATtagtaatattaataaattattcaaaaatgacaaatttttcttcaggATCAGTATTGGGGTTGATTTGTGGTAGTGTCACAATGGGCATTTTATACACAACAGGATTAACAATAGAAGAAACTAGATACTGGCAGTCAAAATTTAAGACAACTCGCgatgaacatttcaaaaaaggCTTAGAGCTGATGCGTGAAGAGGAAGATTTAGCAGTACTCAAGTTGCATAATGATGAGGTGGGAGAAGCAGGAAAAAGTTTAGATAATTTAGAAAAGCAAGATGATAGAAAGCATGTTGCAATAGtcagaaaataatgttttgtttttgtttgtaaatagaATAATATGAAACGCTTTGTATTGTTTTGAATTGAACAGAATTAGTAGTCCCCTAATATGTTCAGATCCCTAATGAATGTGAATATCTCTCTCCTCTCTGAGTGATATTTTCTTTGGGTTGTCTGGTAATTGCTAGACATATGCACAGAATATGATCTTATGAAAACACAGCTGGCTTACCAATTCCTCAGAAATGGCAATTCTAGCTAAGTAGCCTGAGACCACCATAGCAATTCTTTTGTATTGCTTGCTTAATCATATAAGAGATTaagctttttttttctttggttcTGTCAAGAAGTGCTTCTGGAATCTCGACTCTATCTCTAGTGTTCGACTTTTACCAAATAGTAAGATATCTTCAGTATTGGTTCAGGTTCCATAAAATCAATATAAGATCTCATCTgatctttattattatttcatgtaATACAGTGTATATTTTGCTGTTCACATGTGAAATATTGTATGAATATCACCAATAAACACATACATAGAATAACAAATGCAATTCAGAAATCAACTGTGTTGTATTTACTTTCAGGCCAAAAAAAGTAAACTTAAATCAACTAAACTTTCAAATGGATTTGATTCAAATAGCTTTCACATTAACAGTAACCATTAAGAAACACACTAGCTGGGCATAATATAATAGtagaaaaatacaataaagCTACAACAGCAAGAACATGGTCATAT comes from Euwallacea similis isolate ESF13 chromosome 9, ESF131.1, whole genome shotgun sequence and encodes:
- the IntS1 gene encoding integrator complex subunit 1 gives rise to the protein MDRAKSTQGTRGPKAKITQQLPDSFIALGAKPGTSRDDPKRAIPLPKNSTGPSSTAPVDKLKRDASSASLAVPPSKKIKVSIPGVSRPGIGGTAGSSLLPIDRMPGGSSSVEPWEALATECEIGEVFDKVLQNVQLGNMDKAIGYVLGVIKGLRAIKSKPCKMIWSTLLSVASLKPDIFVSEHVVNAMVNVLRRDISAGLKGVHKNNIHINPLFLNLICHTFADKDDWPEAFIKMYVEDAIGDRIIIDSPFAKPFIDNVTTAFHTKTPPSSLLKLETWTSAARDTSSPLTINSLDEDDSANEQKALVENWHIKTVPRYTHAQEKVEQIVLEAIKELLARRQQPETISKNFVRLLSTACGLNEIRIIGVSRIEAWLHNHKLMKPAQELLAYLCYNCSASSQRDVEVIAQLSKLRLKNKPMVNYFNNCLREMVVSFQENLYPLLKYTIYNELSNARNPNNLIVVGALFQVKPDHAADALADICLELLLNKDDYLRSLRALLKEINRVLRHDFNLLSVVHSLLRERKDLMPAIRDHEFRERMFLSLVDLVSMCMLLCVSPQVRDAATQSKRDVSVLKAFKMQVSNIQRECVTWLQDSALRVFRPSVPDFHHALLKVLFLEQSEHYYKVDSWPGENERNLFLRLASEVPLLQATLLRILLIGISKEHPITPTEITDIVEQLIKRAANLPQDCGPTLLVDKVEILDFFFNLCSYNYPENITLPHGYLPPKLAISNMYWKVWLMLLILAAHNPLAIGSLAWNKYPTLRMFMEMCITNYFQFPPPTMISVEEDFASKELQVLALEKQTILEFESHLAAASTKAEINEQTSLLLPQLMELNPFGDARRPPPPVLDQLQALNNSHRLGHLLCKSRHPDFLLDIMSRQGGTAHMPWLAELVHSSEGVLSHLPVQCLCEYLLSTAPAEKLTKHGQLLAHLRAVVNGPDPQSACEVLEYLFRRLTSDHGASRVQATKGLGLILSPSEDSDVGVDGYSNWLSQYIKHFAHFALIKPVLVQFLRQALQIETNPVIVSSYINFLGTQDCYESFSDLNDLITDLSSVIIERHSVASYVLPGEDSATLKNLLQLFGLYTMKAKENVEESYSVHQSYNNEYVIVSWGTGEQCAMQPLVIHASIVLLTYGPLGMFEPFNALLNVWFPVNMDHPRAYSLDTSETTSYLPDWMKLRMIRSNVPRLVDAAIEKLEPPKLVLFIQSFGIPTSSISKLLNTLDKATILDQKLVVDSVLDKTYMIQLVEVQNKRGAVGGDIFVKAIEMQLPPSQDMDVAVDVDNKGALPVINQSGNVVTHTEKAILDNLSLLFNPHFKGDKDKIILSLIKSLSPKKLLKDVLFDFIKAVPTHLLIIPMIDHNSFSTLLSQIFSSDAFNKEKELFAIKLLPLLPNDCCAANVLSHYLKSKVIKGDVDIKPMTELLDVVNNESLITAIKSEHVLSLPENLGDKLGKLLLDDEPESEKTGLLVDWLAALELEIASSDSDKLQVDLLFSKRNLHFRPLLISLLLQRASWQSLCNLVTYLLSKNSGAVCPVSVLDYLNALTKNTKLWQGRDKAVPKHAHFEDVLSLNDKQVTCVVNYIIEESRINSENWKPKMESRLQLLLKCVGTHAPTIIKSLCRDAESDIYSRELLLMTYMSLPSAGQAEVVLKPETTLEISCMNCSSAIDKIAHTLLSALSSTPRSKDWPRKSLDLELCARKLAATHPMLVLRHLPMLAGGLKGRAQYEWVVLKNRGHLTLFGQVLGLMELLQPYVFHQTDGNSTTNELLVSFFSLLNFHGQRSELSVLVKRIVTFILNWMVHDVTGGSKFLQKNGGILNDIQFSHPSVRPLLSSVSLPVSDQDSPSDILVGSVNPPIPESYPDRWVQLKSALQTQDSFNSLQEIDQITNKRPQLLENVAQDLYALLESPNGHVRNLVLLLIVRWLKYNPKAANEALPAILSCLDSENGNVVTNLLEKLSELVPVMQEYAKIILTKVFQLGIKSVLVTTSSITKSIDLLYLQYGC